The segment tatatattcctatggtaaacttcgaccccccattgtggccccaccctacccccaagggtcatgattttcacaactttgaatctacactacctgaggatgcttccacacaagtttcagctttcctggctgtttagtttctgagaagaagatttttaaagatttactctatatattcctatgtaaaacttcgaccccccattgtggccccaccctacccccaagggtcatgattttcacaactttgaatctacactaactgaggatgcttccacacaagtttcagctttcctggctgtttagtttctgagaagatgatttttaaagatttactctatatattcctatgtaaaacttcgttcccccactgtggccccaccctacccccgggggtcatgaatttcacaactttgaatctacactacctgaggatgcttccacacaagtttcagctttcctggctttctggttcttgagaagaagatttttgaaaatttctcgaaatttttcattaatttctaattatctccccttgaaaacgggtgtggcccttaattttcacaactttgaatcccctttgcctaaggatgatttgtgctaagtttggttgaaattggcctagtagttcttgagaagatgttgaaaatgtgaaaagtttacggacagacggacggccagacggatggacagacggacacacggacgacagacaaaatgtgatcagaatagctcacttgagctttcagctcaggtgagctaaaaactaaatgcatggagatgatgttcatgaagccctctaccagagttgtgaaattcatggctcctgGACTGCATTAAATTCTAGAAATTCTCTTTCTCTACTCCTGACCAATAACAAATTGAgtaaaactgaatgcatgatgTCCATGAATATACATCACTTGATTCTACTGGGTATAAAAGGTGTCTTGGATTAGGGTTAGACTCCAAAATGAAGCATAAAATGCAAATATGTGACTTGTTCATACTAGACAAGTCTCACTCTAACTTGTTTCTCTGtgaatgaacatttttgtattttgtttctaCTAtagatgttttattttgtactATTCCTGATTAACTGGTAATAAGTATAATGTAACATACCTAGTACATTTTTTgcaattgaattttaattttaggcTCAAAATGATTTAGGAAAGTTTTGCAAACTAAGGAACCTGCAGAAAAATCAAGTTGTACAGTGGGAGACAGAGAAATGAAGTGTTGATTTCATCAGACAGTCATTAAATTGTAACATACAAAACTATTAATGAATACTGGAACATGTACTCTTGGTACAATGTATACTACCTCTCTGGGGATGAgaaaacacaaacaaatacagattattacaacaatttaataaacatttgtttCCAATTTCAAATAGCTGTCAATAAGTTCTCTTTGTGACAAGTTTTCCTTGATGATTTCTGGCAAACCGGCTTCAAGCAATGACTCCACCATCTTCTCAGCTTGTTTTTTCCTATTTCCAGTTATCCTCTTCATGTATAATCCCATTAATTTCTTCAAAAACAGAGATCCGTATATAACAAATTCTTAAGAATTATTATGgcaaattcattataaaataatCAGCTTACAGTTTACCAAACTATCATaagttataaaatcagtattactgtcatttacaaaaaatgtcaatataaacTTTTCActttaattcttaaaaaaaaaattctgtatattatttgaatttgagtattttatatatgcatcttAAAATTGCATGTATCTTCAATGATTTGCAATggaaaatatttgttataaaaatgataaaatatgttaaactatgttaatattTTGCCAGCAGGGTCTTGAATTTACTTCACTATAGCTGTAAATTCGTTTAAGCCGTGTTCGTTATATACAGCAATTTTCTGTAGGTTTATGAAAGAAATTTGCCGGGACATGGATAAGAATTTGTTATAGCTGTAAAtttgctatatccgtgttcgttatATTTGAGATTTGCTGTATATGCCCTGGCCAAATACATGCCAGGTTTATGAAAGAAATTTGCCGGGACATGGATAAGAATTTGTTATAGCTGTAAAtttgctatatccgtgttcgttatATTTGAGATTTGCTGTATATGCCCTGGCCAAATACATGCCAGGGTATAAAAACTAGATTTTGTCATGAACATAGCAATAGATGATGTACACACTGATTTTGCTTGAGGCTATCTTTTCAAGGCTTTCATTTTCAACTAACAGGATGTGTATCCTAAACATACCCTCCCCTACCCCATCTGATTTCCCCATGCCCATCAATTCATTAACAGGGCATGAgcatccatgtacatgtacaacaagaCAATGCAGCTTCCTTTTCttctggagagagagagagagagagagagagagagagagagagagagagagagagagagagagagagagagagagagagagagagagagagagatacttTCTGTCATAGGGTGACATCACAAAAGCATACTCAGTGTTTCAAATACAAACTTTAAAGCATTATGTCCTGCATTTTTTTAGTTCTAAATTGTTATAATATCTATAATTACATTACAATGCATtagatttgtaaaatttcactgaaaatgacaaaaattgtAATAATGGTTTACAAATGTTGTTGTGGGACAAGCTAATTAAAGGCTCAGATAAATAAAAGCCAAATATCAATATTGTCAACCTGAACTTTTTTTATACACATTTCATAGTTCAAATCTTTCTTCTGATAAAATGTcacaatttgttttaatctgAATTATCATAAAGGTTTAGgttaaatttatacatgtaatttgcttCTAGTATATTTTGCAGCAATAGAATTTAGAAAGTCACAGCTCATACTGCTTTTGATCACTATGTTTTTTTTGTAACTTACCTCAAAGTTCTTTTTATCATAGCCAAGAGGTTTGGACAGCGATCCTTTTGACCCTTCTTGACTGTGTATTTTTCTGTGAAGTCTTATGTAATCCATAACATCAACGATgctaaaacaaattaaaaacacatATTCGTGAAAAAAACCCTCTTCAAATTGAATGTAAAGAGTAAAGTCACCATTCTATTTTGATATCCCACTTCTTCCACCAGAGAATAAATTAAATAACCTCAAAATTTCTTTCATCGCCAGACCCCCCATACCCTTCATATTTCTCCTCCTTTTTTAACCTGAAGGTAGAGAGTCTGACTTTTTGTTTCTGACAATGCAGTTCTGTACATAGACCATgtatgaaaaaatttggatggactaCTTAGGAACTAAAGTTCAATAAGTGTTAAAGGTTGCAATTTACGGCTCACAAAAACTTGCATTAGTGTTAAGACTAGTAACCTACTTTCAACACATATTCtgtgaaaatatgaaatattattaaattcttCAGTCAATTTACTTCTCCTGTCATTGCTTTACTTTAGAATATTAGAGGCAAGTAAAGTTTCGATGTCTGTGGAAAAATGTAAGAGGAATTTTTTGATATTCgtggaattttttaatgaatatttgaaCAGAATATGTATGTATGAAAATAAGATTGATCAGTCCAAACTAGCGCAAGTTTTTATGGGTtgttaattgcaattttttaacaccaaaggaactgtagctcccaggctgtccatcaaaatttttttcagaacGTGAGCTACAGACTTGTAGCTTATTTAAGTGTTCATCTTAACCCACTTCTAAGTTCATGCCTCATAAATTGTTctctcttatattttttttcaatttcattgtaatttGAACGAATTCAAAATAAGacattataaagaataaaagagACTACTGGGTACTTACAGTTTTCTCTCTAGCATGTCCAAGACCAATTCATACTCTCTGTGACATAAGGATAAGTAGAATGCCATGGATCCAAAATGACGCGTGCCACGCAAAGCATCAAACTCCCTCCTCTCCAAGATATAGTCATAGATCTCTTTTGTGATCTACAAGCAAAGCAGTGTGTCATTTATCAGATAAAAGGTCCTTTCTACAAtacattatactaaaaatatgtaaataaaacactAGTTTTCATTATGAATGCAAATGTATCAATTTGAAAGTAAACTTGGATAGTATAAATCTCAAAGGTAGATTTATCGggtattttgataagcatgctTCAATTTTTATAAGTGAACTCATACTATTAATCATAAAGATATTGAATCACATTTAAGGAAgtaattaataaacaaacaatttcCATAACTTTACACATGGACTAGCTTTGATTAACAGGTGCATGTTGTAACAGGACTtgaaacattgaattttttgcCTATAGCAAATAataatatttccaaaaatgatttattttaccaGCATTACTATACtttgtcccgagtttttgcttccaccacttttcacTTGATATTTCAATGATAATAAACACCTTTGAAAagtttgtgctcaaactacgtccatccattaatatgaaaaatgtccagattatctgttttgaaacgccccctctactgcttcaagtttcaatacacatcccaaaatataaagtctacggggattttgcattgcatcggcCATTAATAAGCCTGGGttataacgttgaaaaattgcgcaagGTGTCTCGGGTACTTCCGTATGGAGataagatgtaaacatttctcaCTATAAATCTCCGCACGAAATTTATTTTCGTTCCTGTAAAATTTTATGAGTTAAAAGGGATCCAATATTTTGtcaatgaagttatcttggatattttccatttcatcgatttcaactgtacttctttcacaggtatgtgtattttgatttataataagtgatggaagcaataattTGAGACAGACTATAatacatacaaattaaaaatttcatcaaatggTTGGTTCTTACCCTGAGGAATTCTGGGTGATCAGGATCATACTGGACACATACTTTATCCAGGACATAGCTGTACCGACATCTTTGGAGAGcattctggtaaaaaaaatcaggcacattgaaataaatttagaaaTAGGCCtagtgaatttaaaaataaaatatgtcacCTGCATAGCAAGGTGTTTAGATAATGTAAGCAGTAGCTTTTAACAGGAATTGTTTCTTGAAAACTAGAAAGAAAGTACGCTGGGATTGGTGAGAGCTGaatggaataaaaaaatgattcttcCATCCAAATACACTGTCTAAAAGCTCTCATCTGATTGGTTGAcagcaaaaattaaatatgcatATTGCCAAGGTTAAAAAAGATGAACTCAAATGGTGCCTGTCGGACCCTGTCTTTAAAAGGAGAAGGGGGTGTTTGTGTTTTAATCAGAATGTTATACAGACATGACAGCCCTTTAGTGTGATCTGGACAGTTCAATCAAACACTAAGGACCTGTACCCAAAGGTGTTCTGGTTATGTGACTTTGACAATTCAATCTAAGACTAAGCACTCGTACATGAAGGTTCTCAGGTTTGAAGAAGCTGGATGGGAATATGGTCCTGCCCCTGACAGGGAAGGCTATCTGTATGGCTCGGTCTCTTTCCTCCTGGGTGGCGGTCCTTAGTGTCCCCTCTGTGTCCCTGACCACCACGACCTTGTCCTggaatatcaatatttaaattaagtCATCACCAAAAAACAATAATGACTTGTAGTGGTTGACTTTGATGTCCTAACTTTCttataatgttaaaatactTACAGAATTACATTAGTGCATACCTGCTAAACTTTCAAAGCTGTTTTGAactcaaattcaaataaaatctcTCACTTACATAGGACACTGTCCCATATAGCAGCTTTGAAAGGTTACAGGTATGTGTAAgagtttttaatattgaaaataagctgaagaaatttgaaaatctgaCGAATTCAGAGAGTACCCGGTATGTACATTGAAACAAATGTAGCACAGTGAATATTagcacaaataaaataatcccTTAACATCatttatatcatcaaatacCAACAGGCAACAAAGGTTACATATtctattctttttcttttcactGCTATATTTATGAATAAGAGCAATGTTAACTGTActaaaatcataatatatgaAGCCCAATTTttaaagcatatatatatatacataaagttTGTATGATTCattaatctttttcaagctataCCGGTAGCTATATCAGTTCTAATGTCAACCTAGGAAATCAACAATGAATACATTTTGATACAAATCCTGCAGTTTCTTGTTATACGTGTAAAGGTTCATGTAAGACAGGTTTCTTATGCTGAGCACAGGCACTTGGGGCATGAACATCCcctttaatttttataacataagATAGAAAATTCTGTGTCAGTCCAAgactttttttaattgaaaaaaaaaaattgaaaagaaagtgTTTATGTCCCATTAAGTGCCTGCAGTGCTGTGGTTTTCCCGACCTTGTTGGCTCTTTCTGAGCGAGTGAAAGCTGAAGTGTCGATAAACAGTAGATTGTTCGTCATGACAGGGGCTATCTCAGGGTTCCTGGCTAACTCACAGCTGATTTCTTTTCTTGCCCTCATGAATGGTGGCCTTTGTTCTATCTTTgatctttcttttttgaaagaGTCTGCTTGTaactaaataaaacaaaatgaagcCTGACAACTATCATCACAGTATCAtggtaaaaaaatctttttgaaatatgGTGACAAATTCAAACACCATTAACCTCTCTGTCAGATTTGATCTACTTAATTGAGATAAATTGTCAcacaaaaaaaaagtaaaacacatCTTTATATATGTCACCTGACAATTCAACTGAATTCATAAATCTGAACTAACAACTTGATAAAAATACTGTTCATCAGACCCCAAGTTTAATAGGTTGGGATCTGATGATTAGTGATGAACCCAGCTGTGTTCAAAGTATTACATtctaattttgtataaaattcttttGAATTTATTCTAGTAAATATTAGACAATTACCCTTTTCAATTCCTTATCTGGGACAGCCCTCAGCACAGGTTTAAGGGGCAACTTCTTAGGTTGTAGCAGAGCAGTCTTCTTCAAATCTATCCCAGTAATGTCATTGAGTATAGTTTGAACCCCTTCTTCCATAAATAAAGGAAAAGGATCAATGTCAGTGGGAACCACTGGTGGTTTGAACTGGGATACATGTacaccttaaataaaaaaatcaaattcagcAAAACTATGTGTTAATACAGTTAAAAAAGCTTTCAGTATGAGAGAATTCAGGAGAGGAAGgaggtgatttttttttttagcatttcaaTGATCATCATTACTCATGCAATCTCGGTCAACAAACAACATTAAAGAACATTTAGATCTTGATTAATTATTGATgcaatataaaatgaaatttatctcATAACATTATCTCACATTTTAGGTCTTTAATCATGTCTACAACAGCATTGGGTAAACgactcgaatttcctctatctaTGATAACATTGCAGTAGGTCTCGAAAATCCGATGAGCATCACATATTTGGAGCCAGTTTTGCTCCATAAGCAAAATACATTGATCAAAATATGTAAGCTTACCTCTCAACAATAAAAGTTGTGAATGAACACATGACAGCTTGCGAAAAGTTTGCAAAAATGCAGCTTTCGACAGGTTGCACGACATTTCGAGTTCAATGTCGTAAATGACACATAATTATGATGTAAAGTTGATGTcatgatatttgataaatgtaagTTAATTTGAgtgtaatttgttttcgttaacaagctttttattcattaaagcaaaaataagtttaattttaaaaaataaagacttTCAGTGTTCATTGTCGTAAACATGTCATACAAAAACAGCTTGTTCACAAGATAGTCGATCCGTACAGAAAAGagcaaataaacaagaaatggCGAATAACAGTCatgatcaaaaataaaattaggcAATATTAGTTGTTTTCTGTTAAGTTTGagatttgttcttttttttttgggggggggggggggggtacaactccataggatctccgtgaCTCACTCCTGCAACGATTTCCGCTCAAATTGAATAGAATAGCTTTTCTCACTACAActcaaacattgtagttctGTCTGACATAAACTaattcaaaaatatcaagtatagtccatgtatcggtaaaaaaaaattcgtgtAAACAACGCAAGTTGAAATTGTCCGCCACGTTTACTGACCTTGgtcggttttattttgggacagcaaatgagaattcaggaagcagatcttgaactgaatataggaattctcCCATTTTAAACATAAGGCTGTAATTCTGAAATTTCCAATATGTTCcctttccttaaatgatgttttagtcaTAGAAAAAGGTAAGACTGCTTATTTATACTCACATTCACATTATCCGTCTAAAATCCAAGCttaaatcccataaaatcaaTTGAGAACTAACATGTTGGTGTGTTTTatttggttttgatttatatacagTAAGtgtgttcaacctgaattaaaaatcattttatctaaaggatGTCAAACATAAAAACGATCTTTTCAGACCAAAGTCagctgcattaaaaaaatatttgcaccattacggagatcctatggaggtgtagccctctccagtattcatcattttaaaaaatcggaGAAGGCTACAAAATGCAGCTACGTTTGACTTTCTAAATTTAACTTTTACTAACTAGTTTTCCCACCTAACTTAATTATCAAGCCCGCGCACATTTCGTCCTACCTTGAGAGGGGGTAGACCTGACTAGCTAATATTACATAGCAAGCAGTAAGGTTCTTTAAAGAGTCCTATTCTgtatttagaagaaaaataattttctattcTATTCTCTACTGTATACCATTTAAGATATCCtcgattcatttaatttcacttaatcgatatttataaataattcgatcagggttcaaacgatgttcattcaaaagtattcAAATTTACCAAGCTTTCTCCTTTAAAACGCCCCTTTAGCATCCTCACAATGCAAGGGGTCCTGAGTCCACTCGTGGCAGTAGGACGAGCTTACCAAgattcaatacacggctaaaaataaagaaatctacGGGGACGTTGCCTtgcaacagacccggatgacaATTAACGTTGGCGAAAAATTGTGCGAAGcattccgagtgacttccgaaaggagaaaaaatgtcaacatttcccattacaagcttatcttttaaaaaagattggtgagctagcgctgtagccatcGTAAAACTTAGAggcagatttctaaaacattagtttaaatttctgaatcgattaattaacaataggaaGGCACAGTGGTGTAATAGAGTTGTGTCGGGCTTGAGTGGGGTTCTAAATCTAGAGTGGGcttcacatcggcaatggcataGCTCATAGACTGTGCCCTATTATCATTATGTATCTACTGTAATTTCAGTTTCAaggtgaaaattttcaagaactatTGCATTGGTGCTGTTTTATAACAATCGTATCTTCTAGGGCCTTTCCGGCATGCTCGAAAAACATATATCCGAGGTtgttttccgagcctgccggaaatttaagataaaactagctatttattataatatatttagaataactttgcattataatACCTAAGatactgttactttttgacatttacaataaacaaaaaactttatgtgaagatgataaaacgaaattcaaatggtacagtttatctacagtagtagtcccagaatcccctactatggaatcgagcatgcgtattccagtgaaaaagactaacgtagttgctagcgctcgagagcgctagcaataaatctttgtaagaattttttttttcgtttcgagtgaaaaatgataatatgttAATGAATTAAGTtattttggatattttccctttcatctatttcaatttaaagcaatatgagctgcaattctcgtgttgaattttttttcacgaaaatgttattttctagttaaaagacaaaaaatatcatggcttttaaagaagatgggggaataagatggcgcaaatgcccattcggtttagtagtgaaatacaattttgaatttatttttccccaattaaatctattcaaatatattataataaaactttgcaaaagcaaaatttctaactatagtcagcttttaatatatttaacaaaaaaaaaaaaaaaaaaaaaaaatattgtcggaaattttggtggtatcgaacccgtaacataaaaatcccagatatataaggttagcttatgccaggtgctctaaccactgagccatttcagacacaacaaagttggctttttaaatattatgtgtgactaaggccacgaactaccggacttgtattatttttccaaaacgttcaattgttgggatacaaaatgatatttttatgttgatgggtcatctctccacgtttttgttgattgaaatcggtttgttttccaatagaccttaatt is part of the Magallana gigas chromosome 3, xbMagGiga1.1, whole genome shotgun sequence genome and harbors:
- the LOC105339968 gene encoding small ribosomal subunit protein mS22, with the translated sequence MSCNLSKAAFLQTFRKLSCVHSQLLLLRGVHVSQFKPPVVPTDIDPFPLFMEEGVQTILNDITGIDLKKTALLQPKKLPLKPVLRAVPDKELKRLQADSFKKERSKIEQRPPFMRARKEISCELARNPEIAPVMTNNLLFIDTSAFTRSERANKDKVVVVRDTEGTLRTATQEERDRAIQIAFPVRGRTIFPSSFFKPENLHNALQRCRYSYVLDKVCVQYDPDHPEFLRITKEIYDYILERREFDALRGTRHFGSMAFYLSLCHREYELVLDMLERKLIVDVMDYIRLHRKIHSQEGSKGSLSKPLGYDKKNFEKLMGLYMKRITGNRKKQAEKMVESLLEAGLPEIIKENLSQRELIDSYLKLETNVY